Proteins from a genomic interval of Candidatus Taylorbacteria bacterium:
- a CDS encoding pyruvate kinase gives MSILKSKAQIIATIGPSCSAVPVLSEMISHQMDVGRLNLSWGGFDEHTRYIEAIREAGKIAGRKILILLDLPGPRIQTGGIHTYDKEATSVLTDEDKKCIQFAVDQKVDYIALSFVGDEKDVLECRDVIKKCGGRQPVVSKIERKKALQNLDSIVSISDALMVARGDLGGEIPLEQIPFAQAEIIQKAKTAGKPSITATQMLISMMDKVTPTRADVTDVANAILQGSDAVMLSEETAVGKFPIEVITMMEKIVVEAEKHMKGILHVNPL, from the coding sequence ATGTCTATCTTGAAATCAAAAGCTCAAATAATTGCAACCATAGGACCTTCCTGTTCAGCCGTTCCCGTTCTTTCCGAAATGATTTCACACCAAATGGATGTTGGTCGGCTCAATTTGTCCTGGGGAGGATTTGATGAGCACACGCGATATATTGAGGCTATCCGTGAGGCAGGAAAAATCGCGGGAAGAAAGATACTGATTCTTCTTGATTTGCCGGGACCTAGGATTCAGACTGGAGGAATTCACACCTACGATAAGGAAGCGACTTCAGTTCTCACCGACGAGGACAAAAAATGTATTCAGTTTGCCGTCGACCAAAAAGTTGATTACATCGCTCTCTCTTTTGTCGGAGACGAAAAAGATGTTTTGGAGTGCAGAGACGTAATCAAAAAATGCGGGGGCAGACAACCTGTCGTGTCCAAAATCGAGCGAAAGAAGGCGCTCCAAAATCTCGATAGCATTGTCTCGATTTCCGACGCTCTCATGGTGGCGCGAGGGGACTTGGGCGGAGAAATTCCTCTTGAGCAAATTCCTTTCGCTCAAGCGGAAATAATTCAAAAAGCAAAGACGGCGGGAAAGCCCTCGATCACGGCGACGCAGATGCTTATTTCCATGATGGATAAAGTGACGCCGACGAGAGCGGACGTAACCGATGTGGCAAACGCCATACTCCAAGGCTCTGACGCGGTGATGCTCTCGGAAGAAACCGCCGTCGGAAAGTTTCCCATAGAAGTAATCACGATGATGGAGAAAATCGTCGTTGAGGCGGAAAAACATATGAAGGGTATTTTGCATGTGAACCCTTTATAA
- the eno gene encoding phosphopyruvate hydratase, translated as MPIIKSLDAFEILDSRGHPTLEVVCELEKNVVAHASVPSGASTGVHEAFELRDGDAKRYEGLGVLKAILNVKSEIAENVRGHEFDQRTLDDTLVKLDGTENKSRLGANAILGVSLAFARGNAQEKKIELFEYLGSLADNTHFSLPQPMLNVINGGKHADSGLDIQEFMIAPQGFDTFRRKMQAAEEIVSSLKKILEEKGYPTSVGDEGGFAPKLSSNEEGFELLMGAIERAGYRSDETKLAIDVAASSFYKDEKYHLKIDGKKKSETSEGMIRWYETLVEKYPLISIEDGFAEDDWQGFTDQMKKMGEKIQIVGDDLTTTNVKRIQTAIEKKAINSVLIKLNQIGTLSETLDAIQLTKKQGWTPFVSHRSGETTDTFIADLAVGLSCPYIKSGDLIRGERVCKYNRLMEIEDILTNHQRGGSKNF; from the coding sequence ATGCCTATCATTAAATCATTAGACGCTTTTGAGATTCTTGATTCAAGGGGGCATCCCACTTTAGAAGTGGTGTGCGAGTTGGAAAAGAATGTTGTAGCTCACGCATCCGTGCCGTCGGGCGCGAGCACCGGTGTGCACGAAGCGTTTGAGCTTAGAGATGGAGACGCGAAAAGATACGAGGGACTGGGAGTCTTGAAGGCAATTCTCAATGTGAAGAGCGAAATTGCGGAGAATGTTCGGGGACACGAATTTGACCAAAGAACGCTTGATGACACACTTGTGAAGCTTGATGGCACGGAGAATAAATCTCGTTTGGGAGCCAATGCTATTCTCGGTGTTTCTTTGGCATTTGCACGGGGGAACGCGCAAGAAAAGAAAATCGAGCTCTTTGAATATTTAGGCTCGCTCGCGGATAACACCCATTTTTCTTTACCCCAGCCCATGCTGAATGTCATAAATGGAGGCAAGCATGCTGACAGCGGACTTGATATTCAGGAGTTTATGATTGCTCCGCAAGGGTTCGATACCTTCCGAAGAAAAATGCAGGCGGCGGAAGAAATTGTCTCTTCGCTTAAAAAAATTCTGGAAGAAAAAGGGTATCCGACAAGTGTCGGAGATGAGGGCGGTTTTGCGCCCAAACTTTCGTCAAACGAAGAGGGGTTTGAATTGCTTATGGGTGCGATTGAGCGAGCGGGGTATCGTAGCGATGAGACGAAACTTGCCATTGACGTCGCGGCTTCGAGCTTTTACAAAGATGAAAAATATCATTTGAAAATTGACGGCAAGAAAAAAAGTGAAACGAGTGAAGGAATGATTCGGTGGTACGAAACATTGGTTGAAAAATACCCCTTAATTTCGATTGAGGACGGCTTTGCCGAAGATGACTGGCAGGGGTTCACCGATCAAATGAAAAAGATGGGAGAAAAAATTCAAATCGTCGGGGACGACCTGACGACGACGAATGTGAAGAGAATACAGACTGCCATTGAGAAAAAAGCCATAAATTCCGTGCTCATAAAACTCAATCAAATCGGAACACTTTCGGAGACGTTAGATGCCATTCAATTGACTAAAAAGCAGGGCTGGACGCCTTTCGTGTCTCATCGTTCGGGTGAGACAACGGATACCTTCATCGCGGACCTCGCAGTCGGACTTTCATGCCCGTATATAAAATCTGGGGACTTAATCCGTGGTGAGCGGGTATGCAAATATAATCGACTGATGGAGATAGAGGATATTCTCACAAATCATCAACGCGGGGGAAGTAAAAATTTTTAG
- a CDS encoding ZIP family metal transporter, giving the protein MIILISFATFVFTLLGGLFALRLKDKLHLILGFSAGAVIAVAFFDLIPEALELGETFFENGTILAITALGFLSYLVLDRLVFIHAHAHDEGDENGHKAHTHRGILGAGSLCIHSFLDGVAIGLAFQVSTAVGAIVAVAVLTHDFSDGVNTVNLILKNKGEGRHAFRWLIADAVAPVLGAVSTLFFAVPEQGLSIILALFAGFFLYIGASDLIPESHHAHPKFLTTALTIAGAGVLYVAIHFAGV; this is encoded by the coding sequence ATGATTATTTTAATTTCATTCGCCACATTTGTCTTCACTCTTTTGGGCGGACTGTTCGCGCTTCGGCTTAAGGACAAGCTCCATCTCATTCTCGGTTTTTCCGCCGGTGCGGTGATTGCTGTGGCTTTTTTCGACCTGATTCCCGAGGCGCTCGAACTCGGAGAAACATTTTTCGAAAACGGAACGATTCTTGCCATTACTGCTCTGGGTTTTCTCTCGTATCTTGTTCTTGACCGGTTGGTTTTTATTCACGCTCATGCTCACGATGAAGGCGATGAAAATGGACATAAGGCGCACACGCATCGGGGTATTCTCGGCGCGGGAAGTCTTTGCATCCACAGTTTTCTTGATGGCGTTGCCATTGGACTCGCCTTTCAGGTTTCGACAGCGGTGGGAGCTATTGTGGCAGTTGCCGTTTTGACGCACGATTTTTCGGATGGAGTGAATACTGTGAACCTCATTCTCAAAAATAAAGGCGAAGGTCGTCACGCTTTTCGCTGGCTCATTGCCGATGCTGTCGCTCCTGTTTTGGGCGCCGTCTCTACGCTCTTTTTTGCCGTTCCGGAGCAGGGCTTGAGCATTATTCTCGCCCTTTTTGCGGGCTTTTTTCTCTATATCGGCGCGAGCGATCTTATTCCGGAGAGCCATCACGCGCATCCGAAATTCCTGACGACGGCTCTGACCATTGCGGGCGCTGGCGTGCTCTATGTGGCTATACATTTTGCGGGGGTCTAG